The Humidesulfovibrio mexicanus region ATGGGCAGCTTGTGCACCGGGGCGATGCCCACCACAACAGGCAGGGACACATCGATGCGTGCCGGCGCGACAACGCTGGTGGGCACCTCGGAAACAGAGACGCCGTGACGGTAGTTCAAGGGCATGGGCTATTTCCTCCGGGAGTAGCGGTTGGCGACCTGAGTCGCGGCCGTGGCCAGAGCTGCGGCGCCTTCCCCTCGCATGGCCTGACCGGCCCTTTCGACGGGCACAAGGCAGGCCCGCAGGTCCGCGTCCTCCGCAGCCAGGGCGGCAATTTCTGCCGGCAGGCCGCCCCGGAATACGGTGTGTGGGGCCAGGTGAACCGGGGCCAGCAGGCGCGGGCCGAGATACATGACCGCGCCGGTTCCCTCGGAGGCGGCCACGGCGGGCACGGCAGACTCCGCCTGGCCCTGAGGTTCGGGGGCGGTGGCGGATATGTCGGTTTTGGGCAGCTTGCTCATGGGGTCTCCTTTCTGCCTCAAGCGGGCATGCGCCAGAGCGAGATCATCCACGCTTCGGCGTAGGGTTGGGGTTGCTTGTCCGGGCGCTCCCAGAACAGGAAGCGCCCCTTGCCATCAGCCTCAAGGGAGTAGCGGGACTCCAGGGGAGCGGCCGCGTAGGGCTTGAGCACGCGGGAAACCAGCGAGACCAGATTGGACAAGTCGTTCTCGGTGGCTTCGCCGTTGTCGCCTTCCTCGCGGGAGTACACGCCAAGCCGCAGCAGCACCTCGGCCATGTTTTCCGCGTCGGTGAGGTGGCCGGTCTTCGCCTGCAAGAGCACGAAGGGGAACTCCTGGTCCGGGCCTTCGGGCTTCTTGGGGGGAAGGTCCCCGATGAATACATTGGCCGCACGCAGCCCCTCGGGATGGGGGACGCGGCCAGGGGTAGCCAGGGGCAGTTCCGGAAGCCTGGCCTCCAGAGCCGACTTCATGGCGCACATGAGGGTGTAGGCGTTCATTCCCCGCCTCCCCGCGCCGAGACTTCGCGCGCCAGCGCGTCTTCAAACCGGATGATCAGCAGGCCTTCGTACTTGGCGCGCTTCTCGTCGGCGGCCACATGAAACTGGACAGAGGGGCCGGTCTCCTCACTGATCAAGCTGGAGCCAGCCAGACGGCTGAACACGCCCATGTGACCGGAACGCAGCTGGGCCACGAACAGGCGCGAATCGCCCTCGCTGCGGGGGCTGTTGTCAAAGGTCCTGCCGGAGCCGTCGAGGCGATAGCTCAAAGGCTGCCAGTCCTGGGGCCGCTTGCCTTTCTCGGCCGTGAGCCGAAGCGGCGAGATGCCGCGTGCGTAGCGGATGAGGGGCAGGCGGGAGCTGGCCACCCGGACATGACCTTCGACCTCGGCGTTTCTGCGGCGCGGGGTCTTGGTCCGCACAGCCTTGGTGATGACCCGGGGGGCCAGGGTGGTGTCGTCCTTGAGGTCCTGGATGAGCGTCTTGCGCAGCTCCACCATGGCCTTGCGCTGGGCCGCGCCCGCGGCCTCCATGATCTGATCCGGGATGAGCTTGGCGGCCCGGTCCACGGCCAACTGCACATCGTGGCCATCGACCGTGGCCACCACTCCACCCAAGAAATCCAGTTCGCGCAGTCGTCTGTTCATGCGTCACCTCAGGACAGGTTCCGGCTGAGTTCGATTTCGAGGATGCCTTCGCAATCGCGCACCGGGCCCACGGTCCAGTACACGTCATCCACCACCAGCTCCTGGCCGGAGACCGGCCGCGTGGGCAGCTCCGCAGCCAGGGCCAGCAGCAGGCGGCGCTCCACGTTGACCCCGTACATGGCCTCGCCAGCGCCGCCGGGCTGCATGGAGGCGTCCCACATGGCCGTGACCGGACGGCCATCGATGGAGAGCGGCCCGGCGAAGGTGCGCGGGTTCAGGAACACGGTTTGCGCGTGCCGGGCGAGCATGGCTTCGAAGGGGCGCATCGGCCTACCTCGCCCCGAAGGGGAGCAGCTTGGCGACGATGCCGCCCAGGGCCGCAGCCGCGCCCATGAGGGCCACCAGCATGGCCCGGCCGCCCTTGCGCTGGTTCTCGGCGGCCTCCAGGATTTGGATGCGCTCCTCGTGCCCTTCCCACTTGGCCGCGCGCTCGTCGTCGCGGGAGAAGTGCGCGTCGAGCTTCACCTCGATGCGGGCGAGGCGGACCTCCACGGACTCGCTCACCTGGCCACCCCTTTGGACTTCTCGAAGGTGCGCAGGGAGCCCAGGCCCAGCATTCCGAACATCAGCTCCCAGAGGTTGGCGTCCAGCCCCGGCAGGGGCGGCAGCTCCGGCCACCACACGCCGCCCGCCCAGCACAAGAGCGGCCGCAGCAGGTACTGGAAGCCCAGGGCCGCCGCGCACACCCAGCCGATGGCCGGACGCCAGCCGGAGACGAAGATGGAGGCGTGCTGCGCCTCGGCCCTGTTGATGTCGCGCTGGTCGGCCTCGGCCTTGGCGGCCATGGCCAGCACCTCGCGCTGATACTCCTCCGCCGCCTTGGCCCGCGCGTTGGGGTCGGGGATCAGGTCGATCAACTTCTGCGCGGCCGCGCCGATGACGGGAATAAAGCTGAGCAGGGACATGGCCTAGCCCTCCTGTTTCGCGCAGCCGTGGACCATGGCCCCCAGCCGGTTCGCCCGCGCGCCCACCTGCTTGGCCCAGGCGCTGTCGAGCATCTCCATTTCCGCCAGCTCGTATTCGCCAGCTTCAAGGTGGGCCAGGGTGTTCTTGAACTTGAGCAGCCCCGCCAAGCCCAGGTTGAAGCACATGTTCACCAGCGCTTCCTGCACGGGCTCGGGCGCGTTGAGCACCCAGGGCAACGCGCCCACCACCTGGCCCCAGCAGCGCTTGATGTCGTTTTGGAGAAGCAGCATGGCCTCGTCCTCGGTGATGCCGCGATCCTCAAGATTGCGGCCCACGCCGATGGTGAGCTTGCCCGCAGTGCAGCGGTAGGGCTTGAGCTTCAGGCCTTCATCGGTGAGGAGCTGCTTGGCGAGGCGGTGGGTGTTCATGCGCGCCTGTCCTTTTTATTGGTTCTTGATTGGCGGGGATCCGACCGGGGCGGGAAGCCGGACCCCCGCTGCGCCGAGGGAGGAGATTATTTCACCACCTTGACCAGCACGCCGGGCCGCAGGCAGATGGGCAGCACGTTGCTCTCGAACCAGAGGTCAACGCCCTTGTCGAAATCCTTCACCTTCTGCTTGGCGTAGAGCTCCACGCCCGGGGTGTTGACGGTCTCCAGAAAATCGCCGGGGGCCATGGCGTTCAGGAAGGTCGCCGAGGTGCCTTCCGGGAAGGCGTGGCCTTCGCCAACGGCGATGAAGCGCTGGATGTCGCCGGTGCCGCCGTTGGGGGCCTTGCCGAGGTGTTCCTCGAACACGAGGCCGCCGAAGCGGAAGCCCTTGCGGATGTCCTGACCGGACACCTGGCTGGCCTCGCTCTGGTTCAGGAAGAACTTCAGCACGTTGGGGTGGCCCGTCAGCGCGTCGAAGAACTCCTGGCTGACCATGACGCGCACGCCGGAGGAGACATCGCCCTTGAGGTTCTCCTCGATGTGGCGCGAGACCTCGAAGCACTTGGCCTGGACGTCGGTTGCCGGGTCGGCGAGCTCGAAGTTCACGGTCTTCTGCTGGATGCCGAACTCGTTGAACAGGTTGTACAGCGGAGTCACGCCGTCGCCGTCGATGATGAGCCCCTTGAGGGCGCCCCACTTGAGGTGCTCCCAGGTGAGTTCGAACTTGGCACGGTTCTCGAACAGGAACCGGGCCATGACATTGGCGAAGGTCTCGGCCTGGCTGTTGGTCCCGAAGGCGCGCACGCCCGCGTAATGCTCGGGACGGATGGTGTCTTCCAGCGGGATGTGCGGCACCTTGAAGGTCAGCACGCCGCGCTTGCCGTGCTCGCTCTGCGATCCCGGGGAGCCCTTGGGCTTGGAGGGCAGCAGGCGGATGACGTAGTTCTGCATTTCGATACTGACGACATCCGTGGTCAGCGGTTCAGGCTTGAACAGGCCCATCTGGTTCAGCCGCCCGAAGCGGTTGGGCATGACGTTGATGGCCTTGGTCAGCGGATACAGGCCGTAGCAGTTTTCATCGGCGAACGGGTTGAACATGATTTAGACCCCCTTCTGGTCGAGAATGCCACGGGCCGCGAGCTGCTTGAGAGCCAGGGTTTTTTCCGGGGCGGTTATGTCGGCAGGCCAGACCAGGTGCGCGGACAGGATGAAGGCGTCGCGCTTGATGGCCACGGCCCGGCAGGCCGCTCCGGTGGCGTCGCAGGCGGCGGTGAGGAATCCGTAAGCCACCTGCGTGCCGTCTGCGGCGTCCGGGGCCAGGGCGCGGACACGGCCGTCGCCTTCGGCCACGATGATGGAGAATTCATCACCCACGGCGAAGTCGACGCTGCCGTCGTTGATGATGAAGCCGAGCTGCGGCTGGTCGTATTCCGCGCCTTCCACGGCGTCGGCCATGCGGTTGCCGCCCGGGTCGAAGACCTGGAACACTCCGCCATTGGCTTCAGCCTGGGTGCACACCAGGCGGTACTGGCCGATGAGCACGGACGGCCCGGCCGTCACCAGCTCCACGGTGCCGTTGCCGACGTTGCCGGCCTTGGGCGTGGCGACCTCGGGACAGGCATACAAGCGGCGACCGATGACGGCGCCCAGGGGCAGGCTCTGCCCCTGGAGCACGATCACTTCCTCGCGGCAAAAGCCCGGATCGAGCTCGCGCCGCAGGATGTCGGGCAGGCGGGTGGGTTCGTTGATGAACGCCATGGGCTACTCCTTGGTGTACTTGGTCACGGCCGCCAGGAGGAGATTCTCACCGGCGGGCTTGGACGCGCCGGGCTTGACGCCGGACGGGTCCGTCTGCTGGAGGGCGTCGAGCATGTTCTTCATCTGGCCGTCGCCGCTTCCGGCCTGGGCAGGGGGCTGGGCCGACAGGCCGAGCTTGGCGGCCTGCTCGGCCGTGAGCCCGGCCTCGACCGCGGCGGACAGCTTGTCCACAGCCTCCTGGCCAAAAAGGGTGCCAGCCAGGGCCACGACGGATTCCTTGGCTTGGGCAACCCGGTCTTCCGCTGCCGCCGTGGCGGTCTTGGCGGCGTCGGCCTCGATGGCCGCGACGGCATCGGGGAACTGGGCCCGCAACTCGGTGGGATTCATGTTGACCTCCTTCATGATGATCGAAAGGTATTCGTCCTTGGGGCAGGCGTGGTCCAACAGGCCAACCTTCACCGCGTCGCCCGCCAGGAACACGCGGCCTTCGGCCCAATCCTCGAAATTCTTCTCCGAGAGCCCGCGCGCCTTGGCCACGCTGGCGCGGAACAGGGAGTACATGCCTTCCAGGGTGGCTTGGTGGACCTCGCGCGCCTTGGTGTCCAGGGCTTCGAACTCGTTGCCCAGGGCCTTGAACTCACCCGCGCGGAGCACGGTGACGGTGAGGCCCACGCGCTCGTCGTACTTGGTCCACTCGGTGTGGACCCAGACCACGCCAACGGACCCGACCTCGGCCATGGGCGAGGCCGCAAACAGCTTGGCCCCCGCGCCGACGCCGTACGCCGCGCTGCACGCCGTGCCGTCGGTCCAGGCGTAGACCGGCTTGCGCGAACGCGCTGCGAACACCGCGTCGGCCAGATCCTGAAAGCCGGCCACGGTGCCGCCGGGGCTGTCGATGTCGAGCAGCACGGCCCGCACGTCAGGGTCGGAAAGGGCCGCCTCCAACTGGGCGCGGACCACCACGTAGGAGGTCCAAAAAGGAGGGTAGTGGAACTCCTTCAGCAAGTTACCCTGCACGGGGATGATGGCTAGGCCGTTTTCCAGGCGGTACAGCTTGCGCTCACCCGGCAGCGCGCCCGCCTCGCGGGGTGCCAGGTCGGCGCGGTGCGATGCGGCATCGTTCACGGCCTTGCGCAGGGCTTCGGGCTTCATGGCCCAATAGGCAGGGAGGATGTTCACGAAGGACATGGGCGCACCTCTCAGGTTCCCGGGATGGTTGGGGGGTCGGGCATCATGGCCAGAGGATCGGTCTCGTGGCTGTCGCCCGCGCCGGGCAGGGGCAGGTCCAGAGACTCGCGCAGACGGCGCTCGCGCGCCTGCTGCTGGAATGCTTCCTCCCAATCCATGCCCTGCTCGGCCAGGAGATCAGACCAGGAGTACAAGCCGGATTCCAGACCACGCACCTGCGACTGGATTTCCTTGTAGGGATCCACGTAACCGCGCGGGGGTGGGGTCCAGCGGCAGGCCGTGTACAGGTCCATCTGCTCGTAGAAACCGGGCGCGCCTGCGGGGATGGACCACATGCCGCGCAGCCAGGCCTCTTCGAGCACGTGCTCCCTCACCGGCTGGCAGAAGCGGCGCACCAGCCAGGCCCGGTAGTCCTGATACACGCGCCAAGCTTCGAGCAGCGCGGCGCGGGCGCTGGAATAGTTGGTGTCGCTGAAGTCCTTCAGGATTTGGTTGTAGGGGATGCCGGCCACGGCTCCGAGGGTCTTCAAAATGAGCTTGAAGAACGAATCGAAGTTGTTGCCCGGCCGGTTGGATTGGATGGCGCTCACCTTCTCGCCGGGGTTCGGGTACAGAATCTGGCCAGGGTTCACGCCCTGATACCAGCGCTTGTCGGCCCCGGCCCCGCCGGTCCCCTGATGCACGCCGTGGTCCTTGGGGTTCTCGCTCTCGATGGCGATGGGGAAGCTGGCGGTGATGATCTGCGCAATTATCTCGTAGTCCAGGAAATCGTACTTATCGCGAAAGAGCTTGATGACCGGAGCCAGGAGCGGAATGCCGCGCACCTGCTCGGGCTCGCGGTGGCGACAGGCGTGGAACACAAGCTGGCGGTGGCCCTGGCGCGCAGGCACGAAATGGTACTCGGTAAGCACGCCCATGCTGTCCGAGTTCGTGAACCAGTAGCCTTCGGCCTCGCCGTCTTCATCCAACAGAATGCCGTCGCGCACCTGGGGGTCAAGGGCGCGGTCGGTTGGGGTCTTGAGCCGAATGGGGTGGATGTCCTGCAGGGCAAAGCTGAACCTGCGGCCCTTGCGCAAGCGGGTGGCTTCATCGAGCATGCGGCCGACCCATGCGTATTCGCCAAAAGTGACGACGCAGCCGATGGAGAGCTGCTGGCAGTCCTGGAAGTGCATGGCCCGGCCCACGTGGGCCTCGCGCTGCCAAAGCCGGAAGGCCCGTTCCTGGGCCTTTTCGATGCCGCGCGCCTGGTCCTCGGTGATGCCCAGCGCCTCGTAGTCGATGGCCGACTGCGGGGTGAGGCCAGTGCCGATGGCGTTGATGATGATGGTATCGCGGACGCTGGTGGCGTGGCCGTCGTTGGCCACGATGTCCTCGCTCCGGGCCTGCATGGTCTCGCGGTCCAGGGGCTCCTGGTGCGGCGAAACACGGTAGGGGCTCCAGTTGCCCAGGGTGCCGCCGTGGGAGGCGGCCACGCGGCGGACTCCGCGGACCTGCCCTGGGCGGAGGCGATGGCGCAGCACGGCCGGGGCAGCCACTAGAAGCTCCTCCGGATGACGGCCTGCACGACGCGCGGGGTCTGACCGCCCAGGCGGCGGCTCTTCTCGCGGGCCATATCGGCAAGGGTTCTTTTGATCTCGGCCAGGGAGGCGAGGGTCAGCTCGCGGCCGCGGATGGTGTAGCTCTGGCCCATGGACACGTCGCGGAGCGCCACCTTCCAGGCAGCGATCTCCGCGTCGAGTTCTTCGTCAGTGTAGAGCGAGAGGTATTCCGACATGGCCGCGAAAATACGCGGCCCTGCCGGGCGAAGTCATTGGACGCTACGGTACGCTATGGACACCTGTGGACGGAAAGTGAGATTAGGGCACAATTCTCACCCTGCCTCGGCGTCCTTTTTTCGCACATAGTTATTGCGGGCTTTGTACGCGTCCACGTCGGATTGTGGGACGCGGACGGACCCGCCCACAAAGTAGGCGTTGGGGAACTCGCCCCGGTCGAGCAGCACATAGAACATGGAGCGCGAGCACCCGAGGCTGGCGCAGACCTGACGGCGGTTTCGCCCGGGGCTGTGGCTGGCGGCGGCATCTATGGTCATCGCGTCCTTCCTTTCGTGTGCTGCAGTCTGCGGTTTCGTGGCGGGCTTCGGCATGTCATCGCCTCCAGGAGGGGCGGGCGCCGCCGAAGCCAGGTCCTGAACCGCCCGGAGACGGGCCCGTGGACATGCCAGGGGCCGGGGGCGGGCCGGAGGCCTCCACACGGGCCTGAAGCATGGACTGCGCCACCACGGCGAGGCTGGGCGACCACTGGAAGTGGGCCATGGCCAGGTGGCCCACCAGGCAATCCAGCCAGTGGTTGTCCTTGCGGACCTTCTTCCACACTTCCTTGCCGCCCTCCCACTGCTTGCGCTCGCTCTGGAGCTGCCGGAAGTAATCCGGGGTCACGCTGCCGTGGAAGCGCAGCGGGTCGGCTCCCTCCTCCCCGGACATGCGCCAGAGGGCTTCGCTCTTAAAGGCGTCGGTGTCGATGTGGTAGAGCCGGAGGCCGCCCTTCATGGCCGCGCCGTCTGGGTATTTTTGCAGCAAGGACCAATACACGTGCACGCCGGGGCGTTGGTAGCTCATGCCCTTGGTGGCAAAGATCACCCCTGGCGGCTGGGTCATGAGCCAGCGGTAGACCTGCATGGTGCGCGAAGGCTCCAGCGGGCTTTCGCGCGAGCCACCGGAGTCAATGCCGGCGCGCCAGATTCCCAGGCGCTCGCGACCGTTCTCGCGCGGGTAGGTGGTCTGGAAGATGAGGGTGGCCAGATCGCCAAAGGTCTGCGCCCGGCCATAGTCCACCAGCCACTCCATGCGCGGCTCCAAGCCGTGGGCGTACACCGACCACCAGAAGTGGTCCTTTTGCGTGTCCGCCATGAAGGTCAGGGCCACGGCCTGATCCGGCACGGTCTGCGCCGGGCGGCCATGGTCCACCTGGTTCTGCAAGGCCTCCTCATCGGTTGAGGCGGTGACCTCGCAATAGGGCACGGCCTTGTGGGAGTTATCGAACCAGAGCATGCGCCTGTGCCCTTCGCGCTGGGCCTTGAAATAGTCGGCCATGACCTTGGACAGGCTCATGCCCTGCGCGGTCCAGGACGGCAGGTGGAAGGCCACCACCGAGGGCGCGGCGGATTCCCGGTTCGGGTGCCAGTGCCCGGCGGCCACGGCGCGGTTCTTCACGTAGTCGCTCCACTGGTACTGGCAGTGCGGGCACACGTAACGCGCCAGCCGCTTGTCCATGATCTCCTTGGGGTCGCGCACGCCCTCGGGCACGCGGATGTTGTCCAGATCCATGACCTCGGCCGCGCCGCAGGCCGGGCACACCGCGCGCCAGGAATAGAGCACCTGGGCCTCGGCCTTCATGTCGCGCCAGATGGTGGACTGGTCCTCGCTGCCGCGCGGCTTGGAGAAGCGCAGGATCTTGCCCGTGTGCTCGTAGGCGCGCACGCGCTCCTCGAGCACGGCCACCGCGCCCTTGTCCTGGTAGGCGTCCTCCTCGTCGATGAGCAGGGTTTCCAGCGACACCGAGGACATGCGCGACTCCGAGCCGGTCCACAGCCCGTGCACAATGGACCCATTGCGCAAGAGCAGGCTGGCCTTCTGCTCGGCGTAGCGCTCCACGGACAACAACTCGCGCAGGGGGCGCGTGTTGCGGAAGTGGGGGATGATGCGCTCGCGGAAGATGCGCTCCACGGCTTCCTGGTCCGGCATGGCGATGCCCAGGGGGCCTGGCTTGCGGCACAGGCGCGAAAAGCCGCAGGCGTAGGCGATGGTGGTCTTCGTGGTGCCCTGGCTGGGGCCGATGACAAAGATCTTGCGCACCTCGGGCCGGTCCCAGGCATCCATGATGCCACGGGCGTAGGGCGCGGCGTCCGGGTCCCACAGCCGCCCGGCCTGCGCGCCGACCACCAGCCGGAAGTGCGTGCGCGCCCATTCAAAGGTGCTCTCCCACTGACGCAGGCACAGCACCTCGAGTTCGCCCGGGAACCAGCGGACCGGCATGTACGATGTGGCAGCCTGGGGGATGATCATCGCGTCAGCCTCCGCGCCACGAGAAAGACTGCGGCCAGGGCCTCGGCCCGGTCCTCGGGAGCGCCCACAAGGCGGCAGGCCTCGCGGCAGGTCTCCACCTCGCGCAGGGCGCGCGCCTGCTCCCAGGCGCGCATGCGCTCGGCCATGTCCGGGGTGAG contains the following coding sequences:
- a CDS encoding head-tail joining protein; amino-acid sequence: MRPFEAMLARHAQTVFLNPRTFAGPLSIDGRPVTAMWDASMQPGGAGEAMYGVNVERRLLLALAAELPTRPVSGQELVVDDVYWTVGPVRDCEGILEIELSRNLS
- a CDS encoding 3TM-type holin, with the translated sequence MSLLSFIPVIGAAAQKLIDLIPDPNARAKAAEEYQREVLAMAAKAEADQRDINRAEAQHASIFVSGWRPAIGWVCAAALGFQYLLRPLLCWAGGVWWPELPPLPGLDANLWELMFGMLGLGSLRTFEKSKGVAR
- a CDS encoding glycoside hydrolase family protein → MNTHRLAKQLLTDEGLKLKPYRCTAGKLTIGVGRNLEDRGITEDEAMLLLQNDIKRCWGQVVGALPWVLNAPEPVQEALVNMCFNLGLAGLLKFKNTLAHLEAGEYELAEMEMLDSAWAKQVGARANRLGAMVHGCAKQEG
- a CDS encoding major capsid protein; amino-acid sequence: MFNPFADENCYGLYPLTKAINVMPNRFGRLNQMGLFKPEPLTTDVVSIEMQNYVIRLLPSKPKGSPGSQSEHGKRGVLTFKVPHIPLEDTIRPEHYAGVRAFGTNSQAETFANVMARFLFENRAKFELTWEHLKWGALKGLIIDGDGVTPLYNLFNEFGIQQKTVNFELADPATDVQAKCFEVSRHIEENLKGDVSSGVRVMVSQEFFDALTGHPNVLKFFLNQSEASQVSGQDIRKGFRFGGLVFEEHLGKAPNGGTGDIQRFIAVGEGHAFPEGTSATFLNAMAPGDFLETVNTPGVELYAKQKVKDFDKGVDLWFESNVLPICLRPGVLVKVVK
- a CDS encoding head decoration protein, which gives rise to MAFINEPTRLPDILRRELDPGFCREEVIVLQGQSLPLGAVIGRRLYACPEVATPKAGNVGNGTVELVTAGPSVLIGQYRLVCTQAEANGGVFQVFDPGGNRMADAVEGAEYDQPQLGFIINDGSVDFAVGDEFSIIVAEGDGRVRALAPDAADGTQVAYGFLTAACDATGAACRAVAIKRDAFILSAHLVWPADITAPEKTLALKQLAARGILDQKGV
- a CDS encoding S49 family peptidase is translated as MSFVNILPAYWAMKPEALRKAVNDAASHRADLAPREAGALPGERKLYRLENGLAIIPVQGNLLKEFHYPPFWTSYVVVRAQLEAALSDPDVRAVLLDIDSPGGTVAGFQDLADAVFAARSRKPVYAWTDGTACSAAYGVGAGAKLFAASPMAEVGSVGVVWVHTEWTKYDERVGLTVTVLRAGEFKALGNEFEALDTKAREVHQATLEGMYSLFRASVAKARGLSEKNFEDWAEGRVFLAGDAVKVGLLDHACPKDEYLSIIMKEVNMNPTELRAQFPDAVAAIEADAAKTATAAAEDRVAQAKESVVALAGTLFGQEAVDKLSAAVEAGLTAEQAAKLGLSAQPPAQAGSGDGQMKNMLDALQQTDPSGVKPGASKPAGENLLLAAVTKYTKE
- a CDS encoding phage portal protein encodes the protein MAASHGGTLGNWSPYRVSPHQEPLDRETMQARSEDIVANDGHATSVRDTIIINAIGTGLTPQSAIDYEALGITEDQARGIEKAQERAFRLWQREAHVGRAMHFQDCQQLSIGCVVTFGEYAWVGRMLDEATRLRKGRRFSFALQDIHPIRLKTPTDRALDPQVRDGILLDEDGEAEGYWFTNSDSMGVLTEYHFVPARQGHRQLVFHACRHREPEQVRGIPLLAPVIKLFRDKYDFLDYEIIAQIITASFPIAIESENPKDHGVHQGTGGAGADKRWYQGVNPGQILYPNPGEKVSAIQSNRPGNNFDSFFKLILKTLGAVAGIPYNQILKDFSDTNYSSARAALLEAWRVYQDYRAWLVRRFCQPVREHVLEEAWLRGMWSIPAGAPGFYEQMDLYTACRWTPPPRGYVDPYKEIQSQVRGLESGLYSWSDLLAEQGMDWEEAFQQQARERRLRESLDLPLPGAGDSHETDPLAMMPDPPTIPGT
- a CDS encoding helix-turn-helix transcriptional regulator, with product MTIDAAASHSPGRNRRQVCASLGCSRSMFYVLLDRGEFPNAYFVGGSVRVPQSDVDAYKARNNYVRKKDAEAG
- a CDS encoding terminase gpA endonuclease subunit, producing the protein MIIPQAATSYMPVRWFPGELEVLCLRQWESTFEWARTHFRLVVGAQAGRLWDPDAAPYARGIMDAWDRPEVRKIFVIGPSQGTTKTTIAYACGFSRLCRKPGPLGIAMPDQEAVERIFRERIIPHFRNTRPLRELLSVERYAEQKASLLLRNGSIVHGLWTGSESRMSSVSLETLLIDEEDAYQDKGAVAVLEERVRAYEHTGKILRFSKPRGSEDQSTIWRDMKAEAQVLYSWRAVCPACGAAEVMDLDNIRVPEGVRDPKEIMDKRLARYVCPHCQYQWSDYVKNRAVAAGHWHPNRESAAPSVVAFHLPSWTAQGMSLSKVMADYFKAQREGHRRMLWFDNSHKAVPYCEVTASTDEEALQNQVDHGRPAQTVPDQAVALTFMADTQKDHFWWSVYAHGLEPRMEWLVDYGRAQTFGDLATLIFQTTYPRENGRERLGIWRAGIDSGGSRESPLEPSRTMQVYRWLMTQPPGVIFATKGMSYQRPGVHVYWSLLQKYPDGAAMKGGLRLYHIDTDAFKSEALWRMSGEEGADPLRFHGSVTPDYFRQLQSERKQWEGGKEVWKKVRKDNHWLDCLVGHLAMAHFQWSPSLAVVAQSMLQARVEASGPPPAPGMSTGPSPGGSGPGFGGARPSWRR